In the genome of uncultured Bacteroides sp., one region contains:
- a CDS encoding sugar kinase: MGKKVVTFGEIMLRLATPGYLRFSQAKEFNATFGGGEANVAVSLANYGLETEFVTRLPKNDIAESCIMDLRSHSVGTKEIIFGGDRVGIYFLETGAVARASKVVYDRANSSISTIQPGMINWKEVFKDAEWFHWTGITPALSQGAADACLEAIKVANEMGVTVSTDLNFRKNLWKYGKTASEVMPALVEGCDVILGNEEDCEKVFGVKPEGFDVADTKGEVNAAEFESVCTQMMAKFPRAKKVIVTLRGSINANHNTWGGVLYSDGSLKQSKRYDITHIVDRVGGGDSFMGGLIYGLISYPKDDQKALEFAVAASCLKHTIYGDFNLVTVSEVENLMKGDGSGRVSR; this comes from the coding sequence ATGGGAAAGAAAGTTGTTACTTTTGGGGAAATTATGTTGCGTTTGGCAACTCCTGGTTATTTAAGATTTTCACAAGCAAAAGAATTTAATGCTACATTTGGTGGTGGAGAAGCAAATGTTGCTGTTTCTTTGGCAAACTATGGCTTGGAAACTGAATTTGTGACTCGCCTACCTAAAAATGACATCGCAGAATCTTGCATCATGGACCTTCGTTCACACAGCGTTGGAACTAAAGAAATTATCTTCGGTGGTGACCGTGTAGGTATTTATTTCCTTGAAACAGGTGCTGTTGCTCGTGCTTCAAAAGTAGTTTATGACCGTGCCAACTCTTCTATTTCAACTATCCAACCGGGAATGATTAACTGGAAGGAAGTATTTAAAGATGCTGAGTGGTTCCACTGGACTGGTATTACTCCTGCTTTGTCACAAGGTGCTGCTGACGCTTGTCTTGAAGCAATCAAAGTTGCAAACGAAATGGGTGTTACTGTTTCTACCGACTTGAACTTCCGTAAAAACCTTTGGAAATATGGTAAAACTGCATCTGAAGTTATGCCTGCTTTAGTAGAAGGTTGCGATGTTATCCTTGGTAACGAAGAAGACTGCGAAAAAGTATTTGGTGTTAAACCAGAAGGTTTTGATGTAGCTGATACAAAAGGTGAAGTTAATGCTGCTGAATTTGAATCAGTATGTACTCAGATGATGGCTAAATTCCCACGTGCTAAGAAGGTTATTGTTACTCTTCGTGGTTCAATCAATGCTAACCACAATACTTGGGGTGGTGTTCTTTACTCTGACGGTTCATTGAAACAATCTAAGAGATATGATATTACTCATATTGTTGACCGTGTTGGTGGTGGTGACTCATTCATGGGTGGTCTTATCTACGGATTGATCTCTTATCCAAAAGATGATCAAAAAGCTTTGGAATTTGCAGTTGCAGCTTCTTGTCTGAAACATACAATCTATGGTGACTTCAATTTAGTTACTGTTTCTGAAGTTGAGAACTTGATGAAGGGTGATGGTTCAGGTCGTGTTTCTCGTTAA
- a CDS encoding LacI family DNA-binding transcriptional regulator, with protein sequence MNELPERIRIKDIARLADVSVGTVDRVIHGRSGVSESSKKRVEEILKQLDYQPNMYASALASNKKYLFICLLPQHLEGEYWTAVEKGLNDAVTAYSDFNLSMKLYYYDPYDYTSFISAGKEIIAETPDGVLIAPTVFEFTRKFTDQLSGLSIPYIFIDSNIPDLHPLAFYGQNSERSGYFAAKMLMLMAGKTEEIAIFRQIKEGIIGSNQQENREKGFRTYMNEHFPSCHIAELNLQPKSPNEDEQLLDAFFEEHPSLTCGITFNSKVHIVGEYLEEKNIKKLNLIGYDLLERNVTCLKNGSVSMLIAQQPEIQGYNSIKALCDQLIFKKEVNTINYMPIDLLTAETVDFYLDFQK encoded by the coding sequence ATGAATGAATTGCCGGAAAGAATACGAATAAAAGATATAGCACGCTTAGCCGATGTATCAGTTGGTACAGTGGATCGCGTGATTCATGGACGGAGTGGAGTATCTGAAAGTAGTAAAAAAAGGGTTGAAGAGATTTTAAAACAATTGGATTATCAACCTAATATGTATGCCAGTGCTCTTGCCTCGAATAAGAAATATCTGTTTATCTGTTTACTGCCACAACATCTGGAAGGTGAATACTGGACTGCTGTAGAAAAAGGATTAAATGATGCTGTAACTGCTTACTCTGATTTTAATCTTTCCATGAAGTTGTATTATTATGATCCTTACGATTATACATCTTTTATATCTGCCGGAAAAGAAATAATTGCAGAAACTCCTGATGGGGTGTTAATAGCTCCTACTGTTTTTGAGTTTACCCGTAAATTTACAGACCAGCTTTCAGGGCTCTCTATACCTTATATATTTATAGACTCAAATATTCCGGATTTACATCCTTTGGCCTTTTATGGTCAGAACTCTGAAAGGAGTGGTTATTTTGCTGCAAAGATGCTAATGTTGATGGCGGGAAAGACTGAAGAGATTGCCATCTTCCGTCAGATTAAAGAAGGAATTATTGGATCAAATCAGCAGGAGAACAGGGAAAAAGGTTTCAGAACCTACATGAATGAACATTTCCCATCGTGTCATATTGCAGAATTAAACCTTCAGCCAAAGTCTCCTAATGAAGACGAGCAGTTACTTGATGCTTTCTTTGAAGAGCATCCTTCATTGACTTGCGGGATAACCTTTAATTCGAAAGTTCATATTGTCGGTGAATATCTGGAAGAAAAGAATATTAAGAAATTAAATCTGATAGGATACGATTTACTGGAGCGGAATGTTACTTGCCTAAAGAACGGTTCAGTATCAATGCTGATTGCTCAGCAACCTGAAATACAAGGATATAATAGTATCAAGGCATTATGTGATCAGTTGATCTTTAAAAAAGAAGTTAACACCATTAACTATATGCCAATTGATTTGTTAACTGCTGAGACTGTGGACTTTTATCTTGATTTTCAAAAATAA
- a CDS encoding altronate dehydratase family protein, which yields METKYLKINPSDNVAVAIFNLSAGETISVSGVDIKLNEDVPAGHKFALKDFAVDAHIVKYGYAIGHAICEIKQGDWVNEKKIKTNLSGLLEYTYNPAHETLDIAKKDLTFKGYRRKNGDVGVRNEIWIIPTVGCVNGIVNQLAEELRRETAGKGVDAIVAFPHNYGCSQLGDDHENTRKILRDMVLHPNAGAVFVVGLGCENNQLPAFREFIGEFDTERVAFMETQKVGDEFEEGMVILRDLYAKASKDARVDVPLSELRVGLKCGGSDGFSGITANPLLGMFSDFLIAQGGTSVLTEVPEMFGAETILMNRCENKDLFEQTVHLINDFKDYFIRNEQPIYENPSPGNKAGGISTLEEKSLGCTQKCGKSVVKGVMKYGERIQTKGLNLLSAPGNDLVAATTLASSGCHMVLFTTGRGTPFGTFVPTMKISTNSNLAKNKPGWIDFNAGVILENEPMEKTCERFTEYIINVASGELVNNEKKNYREIAIFKTGVTL from the coding sequence ATGGAAACAAAGTATTTAAAAATTAATCCTTCTGATAATGTAGCTGTTGCTATCTTTAATTTATCAGCTGGTGAAACCATTTCTGTTAGCGGAGTGGATATAAAGTTAAACGAAGACGTTCCTGCCGGACACAAGTTCGCATTGAAAGACTTTGCTGTTGATGCTCATATCGTGAAATACGGTTATGCAATTGGTCATGCAATCTGTGAAATTAAACAAGGCGACTGGGTTAACGAAAAGAAAATCAAGACTAACTTATCTGGTTTACTTGAATATACATATAATCCTGCACATGAAACTCTGGATATTGCAAAGAAAGACCTTACTTTCAAAGGTTACAGACGTAAGAATGGTGATGTAGGTGTTAGAAATGAAATCTGGATTATCCCTACAGTAGGTTGTGTTAACGGTATTGTTAATCAATTAGCTGAAGAACTTCGCCGTGAAACTGCTGGCAAAGGTGTTGATGCAATTGTAGCATTCCCACACAATTACGGTTGTTCTCAGTTAGGAGATGACCATGAGAATACTCGTAAAATACTTCGCGACATGGTTCTTCACCCAAATGCCGGAGCAGTATTTGTAGTTGGTCTGGGATGTGAAAACAACCAGCTTCCTGCTTTCCGTGAATTTATTGGTGAATTTGATACAGAACGTGTAGCTTTCATGGAAACTCAGAAAGTGGGCGACGAATTTGAAGAAGGAATGGTTATTCTTCGCGATCTTTATGCAAAAGCAAGTAAAGATGCACGTGTAGATGTTCCTCTTTCAGAACTTCGCGTGGGATTGAAATGTGGTGGTTCAGATGGATTCTCCGGAATTACAGCTAACCCACTGCTTGGTATGTTCTCTGACTTCCTGATTGCTCAGGGCGGAACTTCTGTTCTTACTGAAGTACCTGAAATGTTTGGTGCCGAAACAATTCTTATGAACCGTTGCGAAAACAAAGATCTGTTTGAACAGACAGTTCATTTGATTAACGATTTCAAAGATTACTTTATCCGCAACGAACAACCAATTTATGAAAATCCATCTCCAGGAAATAAAGCCGGTGGTATTTCTACATTGGAAGAAAAATCATTGGGATGTACTCAGAAATGTGGTAAGAGTGTAGTTAAGGGAGTTATGAAATATGGAGAACGCATTCAGACTAAAGGTCTGAACCTTTTAAGTGCTCCTGGAAATGACCTGGTAGCTGCAACAACTCTTGCTTCATCTGGTTGCCACATGGTTCTTTTCACAACCGGACGTGGAACTCCATTTGGTACATTCGTTCCAACAATGAAGATCTCAACAAACTCTAACCTTGCTAAGAACAAACCGGGATGGATTGATTTCAATGCCGGAGTTATTCTTGAAAACGAGCCAATGGAGAAAACCTGCGAACGTTTTACTGAATACATTATTAATGTAGCAAGTGGCGAATTAGTAAATAACGAGAAGAAAAACTATCGTGAAATTGCTATCTTCAAAACAGGAGTAACTCTTTAA
- a CDS encoding C10 family peptidase, which translates to MRRIMLLLISLCTLLPSGYSKPRTYSKALDVANAFYKKAPGFITTQSVTTSNLKLVYSASKDNILTRSTENAYFYVFNAGSNNGFVIISGDDSAADILGYSSTGSFSMDSIPANLLNWLENYKKELQFLMDNPASSNSNLLSATSNLTINSISPLLGNIKWNQGLPYNILCPKSGTRSTYTGCVATAIAQIMMYYQYPVKGSGTNTYTPETLNTPLTVDFSATTYDWANMLSSYYGSESDIQKNAVATLMYHCGVAANMDYGTSSSAAYDEDAAIGLIKYFNYDSNLRTIYRDYYSADEWVEILRNELNSGRPVLYGGAKNTNSGHAFICDGYDANNLYHFNWGWNGYCDGYYALTSLKPNSTGTDAGSTEGGYTIAQDMTIGIQKPASDSKPSYQLLLNDVTAMTFTIGQATAGSTFSITVPFFNGGITPFKGKTAIGLYQDSNLIAILGETSDISLAGFNYGIFEDKTINYSDLSIPANITNGTYQLYSIYKGNDETSWHKMRAMVSQVSFFNIQVVDGIVTIKNESTGINNIINNQLQVYPTLVKDVIYIKSEEIIKSIHVVDLTGKEVLLMNPETSGEITVSLNELSSGIYILQCKTATDIRISKFIKGK; encoded by the coding sequence ATGAGAAGAATTATGTTGCTCCTCATATCCTTATGCACGTTACTCCCATCGGGGTACTCAAAACCGCGTACCTATAGTAAGGCACTTGATGTTGCAAATGCTTTCTATAAAAAAGCACCTGGTTTCATAACTACACAATCGGTCACAACAAGCAATCTTAAGCTTGTATACAGTGCTTCTAAGGATAATATTCTCACCCGGTCAACAGAAAATGCATACTTTTACGTATTCAATGCCGGAAGCAATAATGGTTTTGTTATTATATCCGGTGATGACAGTGCTGCGGATATCTTAGGATATAGTTCAACCGGTAGCTTTTCTATGGACAGCATACCAGCTAATTTGCTTAACTGGCTGGAGAATTACAAGAAAGAGTTGCAGTTTCTGATGGATAATCCTGCGAGTTCCAACTCTAACCTTCTGTCTGCTACAAGCAATCTTACAATCAATAGCATTTCACCTTTGCTTGGAAATATTAAGTGGAATCAGGGCTTACCATACAACATTCTTTGTCCCAAATCTGGAACAAGATCAACATATACCGGATGTGTTGCAACAGCTATTGCTCAGATAATGATGTATTATCAATATCCGGTGAAAGGATCAGGAACAAATACTTATACTCCCGAAACATTAAATACACCGCTCACCGTTGATTTCTCTGCAACAACTTACGATTGGGCTAATATGCTCAGCTCATATTACGGTTCTGAATCGGATATACAGAAAAATGCAGTGGCAACACTTATGTATCATTGCGGCGTTGCAGCAAACATGGACTACGGTACCAGTTCGAGCGCTGCTTATGATGAAGATGCTGCTATAGGACTAATTAAATATTTTAATTATGATTCTAACTTGCGTACCATTTACAGAGACTATTATTCAGCCGATGAATGGGTGGAGATATTAAGAAACGAATTAAACAGCGGCAGACCGGTGTTATATGGAGGAGCCAAAAACACAAACAGTGGCCATGCTTTTATTTGTGATGGTTACGATGCAAATAATCTGTATCATTTCAATTGGGGATGGAATGGATATTGTGACGGCTATTACGCACTTACATCCTTAAAGCCCAACAGTACAGGTACCGATGCCGGAAGTACAGAAGGCGGATATACAATAGCGCAGGATATGACAATTGGAATTCAAAAGCCAGCTTCAGACTCCAAGCCGTCTTATCAGCTCTTGTTAAATGATGTAACGGCTATGACTTTTACCATCGGTCAGGCTACAGCCGGTTCAACATTCAGCATAACCGTTCCATTTTTTAATGGAGGAATCACTCCGTTTAAAGGAAAAACCGCTATTGGTTTATATCAGGACTCCAACCTGATTGCCATTTTGGGTGAAACATCAGATATCAGTTTAGCTGGATTCAATTATGGTATATTTGAAGATAAAACGATCAACTATTCAGATTTAAGTATCCCTGCAAATATAACAAATGGAACTTATCAGCTGTATAGCATTTATAAAGGTAACGATGAAACTTCCTGGCATAAAATGAGGGCGATGGTCAGTCAGGTTTCATTTTTCAATATTCAGGTAGTGGATGGGATTGTAACAATTAAAAATGAATCAACCGGAATTAATAACATAATCAACAATCAGTTACAAGTCTACCCTACTCTTGTAAAAGATGTGATATACATAAAATCGGAAGAAATTATTAAGTCGATTCATGTTGTTGACCTTACCGGGAAAGAAGTCCTGCTTATGAATCCAGAAACCAGCGGAGAAATTACAGTTTCCTTAAACGAACTTAGTTCCGGAATATATATTCTTCAATGCAAAACAGCTACAGACATTAGGATAAGTAAGTTTATAAAAGGAAAGTAG